The following proteins are co-located in the Chryseobacterium daecheongense genome:
- the araA gene encoding L-arabinose isomerase, whose protein sequence is MLTPLNTKEVWFITGSQHLYGPETLAQVADHSQKIVAELEKSSFIPVKVIVKPTVKTTEEIFETIAAANHAENCIGVITWMHTFSPAKMWIRGLKILQKPLLHLHTQFNRDIPWSTMDMDFMNLNQAAHGDREFGFMVSRLRKNRKVVVGHWSEERVQKQIGDWSRVAAGWDDWQGAKFARFGDNMRFVAVTDGDKVEAETRFGFSVNTWGIGDLVGVINSVSEGEIKSLMEEYESSYHMAASLLEGGANRSSLHTAAKIELGLEKFLKDGGFKGFSDTFEDLHGLEQLPGIAVQRLMQKGYGFAGEGDWKTAALVRAMKTMGQGLEGGNAFMEDYTYHLDPSNPSILGSHMLEVDPVLAAGKPSCEIHPLGIGGKADPVRLVFNSRGNIDSLNAALMDFGNHFRLLINKTRALEITEELPKLPVARVLWKPLPDLYTAAEAWILAGGAHHTCYSENISAEQLEDFAEIAGIESLVIDEDTRMRDFKNTLRWNEMYYR, encoded by the coding sequence ATGTTAACACCTCTCAATACCAAAGAAGTCTGGTTCATCACAGGAAGTCAGCATTTATACGGACCTGAAACACTTGCCCAGGTGGCAGACCATTCACAGAAAATTGTGGCAGAACTTGAAAAATCTTCTTTCATCCCGGTAAAAGTCATTGTAAAACCAACGGTAAAAACTACCGAAGAGATATTTGAAACCATTGCAGCCGCTAATCATGCAGAAAACTGTATAGGAGTAATCACGTGGATGCATACCTTTTCACCCGCTAAAATGTGGATCAGAGGACTAAAAATTTTACAGAAGCCTCTTCTGCATCTGCATACCCAGTTCAACAGAGATATTCCATGGTCCACGATGGATATGGATTTTATGAATCTTAACCAGGCGGCTCACGGGGACCGTGAATTTGGTTTTATGGTAAGCAGGCTCCGAAAGAACAGAAAAGTAGTGGTGGGGCACTGGTCAGAAGAAAGAGTTCAGAAACAGATCGGTGACTGGAGCCGCGTTGCTGCAGGCTGGGACGACTGGCAAGGAGCTAAATTTGCACGTTTCGGAGATAATATGCGGTTTGTAGCCGTTACAGATGGAGATAAAGTGGAAGCCGAAACCCGGTTCGGTTTTTCAGTCAATACCTGGGGAATCGGTGACCTTGTAGGCGTTATCAATTCTGTAAGCGAAGGAGAAATAAAAAGCCTTATGGAAGAATATGAATCTTCTTATCATATGGCAGCTTCCCTTTTGGAAGGAGGAGCCAACAGAAGCTCACTTCACACCGCCGCAAAAATTGAATTGGGACTTGAAAAATTTTTAAAAGACGGAGGATTTAAAGGATTTTCAGATACCTTTGAAGACCTTCACGGGCTGGAGCAGCTTCCGGGAATTGCAGTACAGCGCCTGATGCAGAAAGGATACGGATTTGCAGGCGAAGGAGACTGGAAAACAGCAGCACTCGTACGTGCGATGAAAACAATGGGGCAGGGCCTTGAAGGTGGAAATGCCTTTATGGAAGATTATACCTATCATTTAGACCCTTCCAATCCTTCTATTTTAGGTTCCCATATGTTGGAAGTAGACCCTGTGCTGGCCGCCGGAAAACCTTCATGTGAGATCCATCCGCTGGGAATCGGAGGAAAAGCGGATCCGGTTCGTCTTGTTTTTAACTCCAGAGGAAATATTGATTCTCTGAATGCTGCCCTGATGGATTTTGGAAACCATTTCAGACTGCTGATCAATAAAACCAGAGCATTGGAAATTACAGAAGAGTTGCCAAAACTCCCGGTAGCAAGGGTTTTATGGAAACCTCTTCCTGATTTATATACGGCCGCAGAAGCCTGGATACTGGCAGGAGGGGCACACCATACATGTTACAGTGAAAATATTTCAGCAGAACAGCTGGAAGATTTTGCTGAGATAGCAGGAATTGAATCATTAGTCATTGATGAAGATACCAGAATGCGTGACTTTAAAAATACACTTCGTTGGAATGAAATGTATTATCGTTAA
- a CDS encoding sodium/solute symporter (Members of the Solute:Sodium Symporter (SSS), TC 2.A.21 as described in tcdb.org, catalyze solute:Na+ symport. Known solutes for members of the family include sugars, amino acids, nucleosides, inositols, vitamins, urea or anions, depending on the system.) produces MGKLATIDIIIFLIYFVVVASYGLWIYKKKKSESTGSKDYFLAEGSLTWWAIGASLIASNISAEQFIGMSGEGFFVGIAVAAYEWIAALALIIIAVWFIPIYLKNKIYTMPQFLERRYNKSVSLIMAVFWLFLYVIVNLTSILYLGALAIDTLLGGEHLHGIMIALLLMALLIGLGGMKVIGYTDVIQVAVLIIGGFATVYMALQIVDQRINGAAVGNALAGFNTLINEAPQHFKLILQKPTTTTTTLAMPQNLDVQKYVVLPGLAMYFAGQWIVNLNYWGCNQYITQRALGADLKTARTGILFAGFLKLFMPVIVMLPGIAAYVLYSKGHLPGFNGVKDGAYSAILGFLPVGLKGLAIAALTAAIVASLAGKVNSISTIFTLDIYKKYLKTDATEIQMVRTGRWVIIIAMMVALAFTWTDVLGIGGEGGFTFIQKYTGFISPGVFAMFLLGMFWKRTTGTAALVGVILGFVLAIFFNSFAVEIFGKETWLYTAFTYEKLENGVVHTITEIPFLINMGWSFFITIIAMILISLAGPKVNPKAFAIDVTMFKVDNRTLVLIVMTLLLLTALYVRFW; encoded by the coding sequence ATGGGAAAATTAGCAACTATTGATATCATCATATTTCTGATCTATTTCGTAGTGGTAGCTTCCTACGGATTATGGATCTATAAAAAGAAAAAGTCTGAATCTACAGGAAGTAAAGATTATTTCCTTGCCGAAGGGTCATTGACCTGGTGGGCTATCGGAGCCAGTTTAATCGCTTCCAATATTTCTGCTGAACAGTTTATCGGAATGAGTGGCGAAGGTTTCTTTGTCGGAATCGCTGTTGCCGCTTACGAATGGATCGCTGCTCTTGCGTTGATTATTATTGCGGTCTGGTTTATTCCGATCTATCTTAAGAATAAGATCTATACCATGCCCCAGTTCCTTGAAAGAAGGTATAATAAATCGGTTTCACTGATCATGGCTGTATTCTGGCTGTTTCTGTATGTTATTGTGAATCTTACTTCCATCCTTTATCTGGGTGCTCTTGCCATCGATACTTTACTGGGAGGAGAACATCTTCACGGGATTATGATCGCTCTTCTGCTTATGGCACTATTGATCGGTCTTGGAGGAATGAAAGTGATAGGATATACAGACGTTATACAAGTGGCAGTTCTTATCATTGGTGGTTTTGCAACGGTGTATATGGCGCTGCAGATTGTAGACCAGAGAATCAACGGAGCGGCTGTAGGAAATGCACTGGCAGGATTCAATACCCTGATCAATGAGGCTCCGCAGCACTTTAAGCTGATTCTTCAAAAACCAACAACCACCACAACTACGTTGGCAATGCCTCAGAATCTGGATGTACAGAAGTATGTCGTATTACCTGGTTTGGCAATGTATTTTGCCGGTCAGTGGATTGTTAACCTGAACTATTGGGGTTGTAATCAATACATCACCCAGAGAGCTTTAGGGGCAGATCTGAAGACGGCAAGAACAGGAATTTTATTTGCCGGTTTTCTGAAACTATTCATGCCTGTGATCGTAATGCTTCCGGGAATTGCCGCTTATGTTTTATATTCAAAAGGACACCTTCCGGGATTCAACGGGGTAAAAGACGGAGCATACTCTGCAATATTAGGATTTTTACCAGTAGGATTGAAAGGATTGGCTATTGCCGCTTTGACCGCAGCGATTGTGGCTTCACTGGCAGGAAAAGTGAACAGTATTTCAACTATTTTTACGCTGGATATCTATAAAAAATACCTTAAAACAGATGCCACCGAAATCCAGATGGTGAGAACAGGCCGTTGGGTCATTATTATTGCCATGATGGTTGCATTGGCTTTTACCTGGACAGACGTTTTAGGAATTGGTGGTGAAGGCGGTTTCACATTCATCCAGAAATATACGGGCTTTATCAGTCCTGGAGTTTTTGCCATGTTCCTTCTGGGAATGTTCTGGAAAAGAACAACCGGTACAGCTGCATTGGTAGGAGTTATCTTAGGTTTTGTCCTGGCGATCTTCTTCAACAGTTTTGCTGTAGAGATTTTCGGGAAAGAAACATGGTTGTATACTGCATTCACTTATGAAAAGCTGGAGAATGGTGTAGTTCATACCATTACCGAGATTCCTTTCCTGATCAATATGGGATGGTCATTCTTTATCACGATAATCGCGATGATCCTGATCAGTCTTGCAGGTCCGAAAGTAAATCCTAAAGCTTTTGCCATTGATGTGACGATGTTTAAAGTGGACAACAGAACTTTAGTATTGATTGTAATGACGCTGCTTTTACTGACGGCTTTGTATGTAAGGTTTTGGTAG
- a CDS encoding galactose mutarotase codes for MKKTTYNGIFILLFLIIFGCKKENNKQDISGKMENISTSDYGVTPNGDSIKKYTLTNKNGMKVEVINFGGIITSLTAPDRNGKYEDVVLGFTKPEGYFDGNPYYFGALIGRYGNRIANAKFALEGKAYEIDKNDGPNSLHGGKEGFHTRFWNIEVVKDAKFPTLKLSYTSADGEEGYPGKLTTTVFYTLTDDNALEISYEAETDKPTVVNLTQHSYFNLSGNFTKTITDHELQINADHFLPVNETLIPTGEQKAVKGTPFDFTVSKAIGKDINADDDQLKKGKGYDHNWILNGKGLRSIAKVYHQGTGRLMEVFTDEPGVQFYSGNFLDGKFDTKTGGKNEFRTGFCLETQHFPDSPNQSSFPSTELKPGQKYQSKTIYKFSVKK; via the coding sequence ATGAAAAAAACAACATATAACGGCATTTTTATTTTATTATTTTTAATTATTTTCGGCTGCAAAAAAGAAAATAATAAACAGGATATTTCAGGAAAAATGGAGAACATTTCTACTTCAGACTATGGAGTGACGCCAAATGGCGATTCTATTAAAAAATATACGTTGACCAATAAAAACGGGATGAAAGTTGAGGTCATCAACTTCGGGGGAATTATCACATCCTTAACCGCTCCGGACAGAAATGGGAAATACGAAGATGTAGTGCTTGGCTTTACAAAACCCGAAGGATATTTCGATGGCAACCCTTATTATTTCGGGGCTTTGATCGGAAGATACGGCAACAGAATTGCCAATGCCAAATTCGCACTGGAAGGTAAAGCATACGAAATCGATAAAAATGACGGTCCCAACAGCCTTCACGGAGGAAAAGAAGGATTTCATACCAGATTCTGGAATATTGAGGTAGTAAAAGATGCAAAGTTTCCGACATTAAAATTATCTTATACCAGTGCAGACGGTGAAGAAGGGTATCCGGGAAAATTAACAACAACCGTTTTCTACACGCTTACAGACGATAACGCCTTGGAAATTTCTTACGAGGCTGAGACGGATAAGCCTACAGTGGTAAATCTTACCCAGCATTCTTATTTTAACCTTTCCGGGAATTTTACTAAAACGATTACTGATCATGAACTGCAGATTAATGCAGATCATTTTCTTCCGGTAAATGAAACATTGATTCCTACTGGTGAGCAGAAAGCAGTAAAAGGAACTCCTTTTGATTTCACGGTATCAAAAGCCATCGGAAAAGATATCAATGCAGACGACGATCAGTTGAAAAAAGGAAAAGGGTATGACCATAACTGGATTCTAAATGGAAAAGGATTAAGAAGCATCGCCAAAGTTTATCATCAGGGAACAGGAAGACTGATGGAAGTCTTCACAGATGAACCCGGTGTGCAGTTTTATTCCGGAAATTTTCTTGACGGAAAGTTTGATACCAAAACTGGCGGTAAAAATGAATTCAGAACAGGGTTCTGTCTGGAAACCCAGCATTTCCCGGATTCACCAAACCAGTCTTCTTTCCCTTCTACAGAACTGAAGCCCGGACAGAAGTACCAGTCAAAAACCATCTATAAATTCTCCGTTAAAAAATAA